One genomic region from Leptolyngbyaceae cyanobacterium JSC-12 encodes:
- a CDS encoding hypothetical protein (IMG reference gene:2510097362), whose protein sequence is MPPQSSPCSASEWISFLRQYGPIPRNDNMYDEVIQRTLRRKKLQPIAFDTEYLGELLDNFRSASPKSVILTGTAGDGKTYYCRQIWEAFGGSVDDWQKDSKIKHLGLGDRQLIVIKDLSELTLEEQQLRLPQIATAILGKDTSKVYLIAANDGQLVEAWTEAAQIEEVEPVRKAIEDLLVGDLRELDGFQVKLYNLSRQSAAVLFPRILKAILEHPGWGDCNQCAYQSQGCPIWQNKQRLEGTDADRTTRERLTDLLELCELNQMHLPVRQLLLLVANALLGHPNAKDRLLNCRQVPDVIAAETTSLASLYRNIFGENLPERRRESTEVFKVLRGFGIGAETSNQIDNILIFGADDPELQPLYTDLVLSDSFYGADLKYQAQQRSYLEGDAAKRREEFLSVLQSQRQRLFFTIPSERTTDLKLWDLTIFQYAGEYLNDLYRVLQEGKKVPKSITSRLIRGLNRIFTGLLVNNPDELLLATSGSYSQARISRVYEDSISVARKRGESISVELDKSRKKPSLVVSLASDIEPIRFHITLTRYEYLSRVAEGALPSSFSQECYEDVLAFKTQVFKQLAVRQSLDSEDEDGEETMNIRLLEVNSAGIASERTLEVYF, encoded by the coding sequence ATGCCTCCTCAATCCTCACCATGTTCAGCTTCAGAATGGATTAGTTTCCTACGACAGTACGGACCCATTCCCCGTAATGACAATATGTATGATGAGGTGATTCAGCGTACTTTACGACGGAAGAAACTTCAACCGATTGCTTTTGACACTGAATATCTGGGTGAATTGCTGGATAACTTCCGTTCAGCTTCGCCCAAATCGGTCATCTTAACGGGTACGGCTGGGGATGGTAAAACCTACTATTGTCGGCAGATTTGGGAAGCGTTTGGTGGGTCTGTTGATGACTGGCAAAAGGATAGCAAAATTAAACATTTGGGGTTGGGCGATCGCCAGTTAATCGTCATCAAGGATTTGAGTGAACTCACTCTAGAGGAACAGCAGTTGCGCCTACCACAAATAGCAACTGCCATCTTAGGTAAGGACACTTCTAAGGTCTATCTGATTGCAGCGAACGATGGACAGCTAGTGGAAGCATGGACGGAAGCAGCGCAGATTGAAGAAGTTGAGCCAGTACGAAAGGCGATCGAAGATCTTTTAGTAGGAGACTTACGTGAGTTAGATGGCTTCCAAGTCAAACTCTACAACCTAAGCCGTCAAAGTGCCGCCGTCTTGTTTCCCCGGATTTTGAAAGCCATTCTGGAGCATCCAGGTTGGGGCGACTGCAATCAATGTGCTTATCAGAGCCAAGGATGCCCGATTTGGCAGAACAAACAGCGTCTAGAAGGAACTGATGCGGATCGAACCACACGAGAACGGTTGACCGACCTTCTCGAACTGTGTGAACTCAATCAGATGCATCTTCCGGTTCGCCAATTGCTTCTATTGGTTGCCAATGCACTGCTAGGTCATCCAAACGCAAAAGATCGGCTACTCAATTGTCGGCAAGTTCCTGATGTTATTGCGGCCGAAACGACATCACTTGCCAGCCTCTACCGCAATATCTTCGGCGAGAACCTACCGGAGCGGCGGCGTGAATCAACCGAGGTTTTCAAAGTCCTACGTGGCTTTGGTATTGGCGCGGAAACCAGTAATCAGATTGACAATATTTTGATCTTTGGAGCAGATGATCCAGAACTACAGCCACTCTACACTGACTTAGTGTTATCTGATTCATTCTACGGAGCCGACTTAAAGTACCAAGCTCAACAGCGTTCCTATTTGGAAGGGGATGCTGCGAAGAGACGAGAAGAGTTTCTTAGTGTTCTTCAGTCCCAACGGCAGCGATTGTTTTTTACTATTCCCAGCGAGCGCACAACAGACCTGAAGCTTTGGGATCTTACGATCTTTCAGTATGCTGGGGAATATTTGAACGACCTTTACAGAGTTCTGCAGGAAGGCAAAAAGGTTCCTAAATCCATCACTTCACGGTTGATCAGGGGACTCAATCGTATCTTCACAGGGCTGCTGGTTAATAACCCAGATGAACTCCTTCTAGCGACCTCTGGCAGTTACTCCCAAGCCCGAATCAGCAGGGTTTACGAAGATTCTATCTCTGTTGCTCGAAAACGGGGCGAGAGTATATCGGTGGAGTTAGATAAAAGCCGTAAGAAGCCAAGCTTAGTCGTGAGTCTCGCTTCTGACATTGAACCAATTCGTTTCCACATAACCCTGACTCGATACGAATATCTGAGCAGAGTTGCCGAAGGTGCTCTTCCAAGTAGTTTTTCGCAGGAATGCTACGAAGATGTACTCGCCTTCAAAACTCAAGTATTTAAACAGCTTGCAGTCCGCCAATCTTTGGACAGTGAGGATGAGGACGGAGAAGAGACAATGAATATTCGGCTGCTAGAAGTGAATAGTGCGGGTATTGCGAGTGAACGGACGCTTGAGGTTTACTTCTAA
- a CDS encoding hypothetical protein (IMG reference gene:2510097363) yields MLEILPRPQQIDQYQLNMWVDESIWGHRLYDEQTPWLCILEMLCITQSEASNGRAFVESQPNDLRYEIYPRLYLRNILFNNPHIEAIATEGLDDNERWQMWMDAIASNVGGLASPDFSYLKSRFESFKDFAEIVKFLQSSAIEGDSNKRWSSKFVFPYGPDCLYEDLRVTGEKVTNDRRFFGRTGELLYLMLCRSGRGEKILSHLENTGIITHNYSSAYRGSKWNQLVLALQSPADRSAPRTSGSPPYLPYEKLPEYEQLADDWLNILRCDLPDYDSLPYIVTITGLHLIIYLLSRAKATLGESTPPQFVLEIVAPKKTTVRDLASDEFQRNNNLPQQAIEYTIRSIADSPEWQACLNSHTPIEDAIELLHKRFAWSAKDDDLDGSGSPADLLNSLRERAVKRHQQHLGKFHGTWSREIGLSSSRGSRRTRYAPTDSLLRTLVLASVPTRMEFQEFLAKLHQKYGFIIGDRQATDLINSGDADREDFVANAERLERRLASIGLLKRLSDACAYVQNPFASEVR; encoded by the coding sequence ATGCTTGAAATTCTTCCACGCCCTCAACAGATCGATCAGTATCAACTCAACATGTGGGTTGACGAGTCCATTTGGGGACATCGGCTTTACGATGAGCAGACTCCGTGGCTTTGTATTCTGGAAATGCTCTGCATTACCCAATCAGAAGCAAGCAACGGACGGGCCTTTGTGGAGAGCCAGCCGAACGACCTTAGATACGAAATCTATCCGCGCCTCTATCTTCGTAATATCTTGTTCAACAACCCTCACATTGAGGCGATCGCCACAGAGGGGTTGGATGACAACGAGCGATGGCAGATGTGGATGGATGCTATCGCTAGTAATGTGGGCGGGCTAGCTTCACCTGACTTTAGCTACCTGAAATCCCGTTTTGAATCCTTCAAAGACTTTGCGGAAATCGTCAAATTCCTTCAATCAAGTGCCATTGAGGGCGATAGTAACAAACGATGGAGTTCTAAATTCGTTTTTCCATACGGTCCAGACTGCCTGTATGAAGACCTAAGGGTAACGGGCGAGAAAGTGACAAATGATCGTCGCTTCTTTGGAAGAACGGGCGAACTTTTATATCTCATGCTGTGTCGGAGCGGGCGGGGCGAGAAAATTCTTTCCCATTTAGAAAATACCGGAATTATTACCCACAACTACTCCAGTGCGTATCGAGGCTCCAAATGGAATCAGCTAGTCCTTGCGCTTCAATCTCCTGCGGATCGAAGCGCACCCAGAACCAGTGGCAGTCCACCCTATCTTCCCTATGAGAAGCTGCCCGAATATGAACAACTAGCTGACGACTGGCTCAATATCTTACGTTGCGATCTACCCGACTACGATTCCCTGCCTTACATTGTCACCATTACTGGGTTGCACCTGATTATCTATCTGTTAAGCCGCGCCAAGGCGACATTGGGTGAGTCTACCCCACCACAGTTTGTGTTAGAAATTGTCGCGCCTAAGAAAACAACAGTGCGTGATTTAGCTTCTGACGAATTTCAGAGGAACAACAATCTGCCTCAACAGGCGATTGAATACACCATTCGTAGTATCGCTGATTCACCAGAGTGGCAGGCGTGCCTCAACTCCCATACTCCAATTGAAGATGCGATCGAATTGCTACACAAGCGTTTTGCCTGGTCTGCAAAAGACGACGATTTAGATGGTTCAGGTTCACCAGCGGATCTTTTAAATTCGCTACGGGAAAGGGCAGTCAAGCGGCATCAGCAACACCTCGGCAAGTTTCATGGAACTTGGTCACGCGAAATCGGCTTGTCCTCCAGTCGGGGCAGCCGTCGCACTCGCTATGCACCGACTGATTCCTTGCTGAGGACGTTGGTGCTCGCCTCTGTACCGACTCGGATGGAGTTTCAGGAGTTTTTGGCGAAACTGCATCAGAAATATGGGTTCATCATTGGCGATCGCCAAGCCACAGATTTGATCAACTCCGGTGATGCGGATCGCGAAGATTTTGTAGCCAATGCCGAACGGCTTGAACGTCGTCTTGCCAGTATTGGGTTACTCAAACGTCTTTCCGATGCTTGTGCCTACGTTCAAAATCCCTTTGCCTCGGAGGTGAGATAA
- a CDS encoding hypothetical protein (IMG reference gene:2510097361~PFAM: Protein of unknown function (DUF820)) — MTLSSPIPQRKRFTVQEYHRLVELGFLSEDDHIELIRGELIQMAAKGTAHETCVRRLLRQLPLLIQNRATLQCQAPISLAFDGEPEPDFAIVHNRPDDYATRHPTPEDTLLVIEVADSSIDYDREVKLPLYAEAKISDYWLFNLPDYYLEAYSEPYQIAPTKFGYLNKKIIPTTGAVALPPFPEQLLELASVFPDV, encoded by the coding sequence ATGACACTAAGTTCTCCAATACCTCAGCGCAAACGATTTACAGTACAGGAGTATCACCGATTAGTAGAACTTGGTTTTCTGAGTGAGGATGATCACATTGAGCTAATTCGGGGAGAGCTAATTCAGATGGCAGCGAAGGGAACAGCGCATGAAACCTGCGTAAGACGATTGCTCCGCCAACTTCCCTTGCTCATACAAAATCGGGCGACTCTACAGTGTCAAGCTCCGATTTCCTTAGCTTTTGATGGTGAGCCAGAACCGGATTTTGCGATTGTGCATAATCGTCCTGATGACTACGCTACTAGACATCCGACACCCGAAGATACATTACTAGTCATTGAAGTTGCTGACTCTTCTATTGACTACGATCGTGAGGTGAAACTGCCGCTTTATGCGGAGGCAAAAATTAGTGACTACTGGTTATTTAACCTACCTGATTATTATTTGGAAGCTTATAGCGAACCCTATCAAATTGCTCCAACTAAATTTGGTTATTTGAATAAAAAAATTATTCCAACAACTGGAGCAGTTGCACTTCCACCATTCCCTGAACAGCTTCTTGAGCTTGCCTCAGTTTTTCCAGATGTTTAA